The window tctgtatctcacgagtcgatccgtaccattttaactaataatttgggtatgaaacatgttgccgctcggctagtcccaaaagacctgattttttttcaaaaactcaatcgcatgagagtcgctgaggacatgctagaacgagtcaattccggcccaacattcatgaaacgcattgttactggtgacgagacgtgggtttacaagtttgacatgcaaactagtcaacaagcttcggagtggcgccttccaactgaaccgaaaccgaaaaaaccacgccaaagtcgttcaaaagtcaaagtcatgttgactgttttctttgactatcgcggtgttgtgcactcggaattcttgccggaaggtcaaacggtaaataaggaatattattgagtgttatgcggcgtttaagagagcaaatccgacgaaaaaggccagatttgtggaaagaaaattcttggattttgcaccatgataatgcaccttcgcacaaggccatcattgtgaacgaatttttaaccaaacactcaacaaataccatcgagcaaccaccatattcaccagatatggctccagccgacttttttctttttcctaaactcaaattaccacttcgtggcacccgttttcaatcggtagaagacataaaagagaattcgcggcgagaactgacctcaattccggaaacagcgtttaaaaaatgttttgatgattggattattcgttggcgtaagtgtatcgtttctaaaggagcatattttgaaggtgataaaataaatttggatgaataacaaacagtttgtgtattattgatcttttcctgctactttcttgacagagtagtattatGTTACTTGTAAATACTATACAGCCCTACGTAAAGCCGCCATTTTTGGTtccaaacaaattttaatcaagGCGATACTCTTAGGGGTGTACTGCATTTTATCGGGCAAGGGCGATATATGtcaatattatctttataattatatggTCCCATAAGTGTTTTGACTGTAATTTTAGAAATAGTGGTACAAATTATCCCTCAGCCTTTATACAGCTCTGGCGTTCGTCTCCTTGAAAACAGTCTTGTGAAAAAAGTATGAGGTGTCACTGTCAATCACAATACAATCTCAGTACAATTACTGAATGTAACTAAGGATGGCGACtctttcccaaaaaaaaaaaaacaatttttgatCGATCCCAATCGAAGGAGGATATATCGACTCACATAAAACCTAGAAGATTGATTTCgaaaaagaaagtttttttttcaatattgcatttataatgATATCACAATAACTCTTTCGAATAAAAtcagttttttgttttttgtttcgaTAATAACAATCATTTACCATATCAAAGTCAGATCATatgaaattaaacatttacatatttttaaaatgcaaCGGCCTACTAGGAATGTAGCCGTGGACAAAcgatttacttataaattataaaggagggaataatttctaaattataaaaaatttaatttttctcttttttaataatgattattaataaattttaattttattaatatgtattttgtgaataagacagattttaacgtttataaaatgttaattctttttaaaatgtacatatttattatatgaaaaagTAAAAGCTCCCATTGCTTCATATCTTAACTCAAAAAAATTCGAAATACGATTTTCAAGGTGAAACATCGATTCCCTGGATTGATTCATTACTGCATATCAATTCAGAAAATTGATtattgataaatcgattcttTGATTAATTGATTTCAGGTCGCCATccctaattataatttttgtttttgaaaatgaGAGCATTGATTGATTTGATTCATTGATTTATAAAACAGGTTGAAACCAATAAATAAGACCGGCCGGTATCGgtatcattataattatatttatatctgtgATCGGTATCTTCATGACGGTATTCCTAATATCCTGTTAACTGTAGTTACCCTACGgacaatttaataaatctgCTCTATTCATTGTGTGCCCGAGTTATCGAAAACATACAGTATGTTGAATTATTTACCAGACAACGTTCGTTTAGACGTAATTAGTTCACTGCCACATAGTATTATTAATGAAATCTCCTGTTTCGTTTACTACGATAAGCATCCAAGAGATTCCAAGTGCATCGATATTATagtttgtacaaaaaatgGAGAAGTAAAAGAGTTCTACCGACGTGAATTAGTCGGCGACCTTAATATCGGAACAAAAGCTACAGATATTTATATCAAGAGGAACAGTGAATGCGAACTCTTTTATGTGATCATAGCTGatgataacattttaatattatccaGAAAAGACAAGCCAAAAGTTCACCATAAGATTGAAAATGTAGATAGGTATGAAATAGAAGATTCGCTTTGCCGTGGTCAAGCTCGTTTAATAGTAATTCGAAAAAATGATGCTGTTCCtttaatttttgatgaaaagtttgaaatgttgggtGATAAAGCTTGTCTTTTGTCTCATCTTAGAGTTGAAGAAGGATCATCAACTGTAGTGACGGATCTTAAACGGAAATTAATTGAAGCTAAACACACTGTCAAATGTAATGAGAATATTTATAAGGAATATCAGAATTTGAGACAACTGGCTGCTTTttctatgtataaaaaaattcaccCTAACTTGGAAGAATCTGTGTTCAAAAGTGGCAATAAAGAAGTAATTATGAATTCACTCATGTTATTATTCTGTCAATTATTGTTAGATAGAACATTACATTTAGAGTTTGAGTTACTTTACATTTGACCTTAATATTTTCTCTTGTCTTGTGCCTACTGTactttgtcatttttataattcaatatgTTACATTTTGTAGATGGCTGGagcattgaaaataaaaacacataatCCTTATATAAAGCTGTGCAATAACAAAgtagttattattttgaacatatttaatgaaaacgaGCAGTAAGTATGACTAGttactacttttttattacttccTTCTGGAGGGTACCACATtgttaaactaaaaattaagaattaagaaattataaataaatgtttgtgaATGCCAATAACATTAAGTTCAGCAGCTGGTTTAAATGGAGTTTACTATACTTGCACATTGATAATATTATGTCAACCCTCATTATCaatattgtacctatataggtaattttttgttgtatttttcttaaacaCAGTATTCTTAATAATTACAAGAGAATTATTTGGGCTAGCCCAATTTTTGTGATGCATTAAtttctatgtatttatttccaGGCCTTTAGAAGAAGTCCACCTGCTGCTTCATATCAAAAGCAAACCTTCAATTGTTTACAAAACTAAATTGTTCGTAAAACTCCCAATATCTCCTCATTGGAATGAGAGGTATGACTTTATGATTGAGGAAGCAGAAACAGCGGTTGTTGCAATTGttgatttttatgatttaaaagaTATGGTTGTGAGCCAAGTGGAGTTCAGTGGAGTGATGGTGTACCAGAGAGCTGGGAACAGTCATGTATTGCCATTTGATACTGTTTCTATATCGATGAATGACATGATGGGCAAAGATTTTGATCTCTTATCCACTGAAgttataggtaagtattacGACTTGGAAGTCCCATTTTGCGTAGTGGTAGTGTCCACATCTCTAAACGGTAGGTACTAGTTGCAATCCCCAATCAGTTCATGatgaaaaaacaaactttttcttattagTCTGTGTCTTAGATGTTCTAagtattatctatactaatattataaagctgaagagtttgtgtgtttgtttgaacgcgctaatcgcagtaactactggttcgaattaaaaaaatatttttgcgttgaatacaccatttatcgaggaaggctttagggtAAATAACATCATAttacaactataaggagcaaagaaataatggaaaatgtgaaaaaaaaacggaattttattcatccttgagggcttcaatgatgcccaaaataactattccacgcggacggtgtcgcgggcacagctagttatacatatattgtatcATTGATTTACCTAGAATGAAATGGCAAATTAgtaatttgtattataattgttatttatttagtttaactgAATTTCAGATGAGCATGTTATCCTTGCATTGCTTGCTACAACGGAAAGAACAGATCTCAAACTAAGGTATATAAGGGACAGAGACGAGACAGAGTTGCAATTGCACATACCTGCAGTATTAGCCTCGCATCTGAATATGAAACTGTATGAGGACAACGTCATTGCATTTAGGAATTCACCGTATCACCCTTTGAATGGGATCACATGTATTTTTTCAGATCCCAGAGATCCTATGGAGAGTTGTTATTATATGTCCATTTATTCAAGGTAATTTTAAAAGTGTCTAAAATGaaacatacgagtatttactCCAAAAAAGTTGTAGTTCGCAATGTGAATAAAGTACGAACgacttttacttaaaaatctaCAAGAAATAAGAATCTAGATGAtggtatattttctttacgcCCAATGTTAGAGAAAGGAAACACGAGAGCAACATATCTCTACTATGATGATACTGTACTATAGATACTATGATATGATCCAGCTCTGATAACCATAAGGTTGGAAAAACCATGGGAGGTGGTGGGATAGTGTTCGTATCTGTTGGATTTACGCTAAACGACAATGCGATAAACTTGGCTTAAGTCTGATTCAATTATGATACTGTCGACATTCATTCATGTCTAATTTCAGGTTTCCATCTCAAGTCCTCCTATTCAATCACATCGTCCACGATTCTGTGCCTTATAAGATTATCATCACTGGTGTGAACTACAAAGTTGTAGCCAAAACTTATCAGTTTACGGAATACAATGAAGAATTGGCCTCTTTTCCTCCAGAATTAGACTACACAGACTATGCATACGCCTTGGTAAATCAAACTGCTTTGATCAAAGATCATCTAGATGCATGCCTCGTCCATATGAATAAAAGCAGAGATCCGGAAGTACTAAGCAAAATAGGTACTGAGATAGATCTGTATGCTGCAGGTACATCTACTTATCAAGAACTTAGAAAAGAATTGTTGGTAGAAGGGACTAGAggcattaaatatttatgtaacaaaAGTTTTTTAGACCATGAAAGTGAagaattgtaaatataaattattttgagaaacatatgaatatatttaaatattttt of the Amyelois transitella isolate CPQ chromosome 19, ilAmyTran1.1, whole genome shotgun sequence genome contains:
- the LOC106132763 gene encoding uncharacterized protein LOC106132763 isoform X1 — protein: MLNYLPDNVRLDVISSLPHSIINEISCFVYYDKHPRDSKCIDIIVCTKNGEVKEFYRRELVGDLNIGTKATDIYIKRNSECELFYVIIADDNILILSRKDKPKVHHKIENVDRYEIEDSLCRGQARLIVIRKNDAVPLIFDEKFEMLGDKACLLSHLRVEEGSSTVVTDLKRKLIEAKHTVKCNENIYKEYQNLRQLAAFSMYKKIHPNLEESVFKSGNKEMAGALKIKTHNPYIKLCNNKVVIILNIFNENEQPLEEVHLLLHIKSKPSIVYKTKLFVKLPISPHWNERYDFMIEEAETAVVAIVDFYDLKDMVVSQVEFSGVMVYQRAGNSHVLPFDTVSISMNDMMGKDFDLLSTEVIDEHVILALLATTERTDLKLRYIRDRDETELQLHIPAVLASHLNMKLYEDNVIAFRNSPYHPLNGITCIFSDPRDPMESCYYMSIYSRFPSQVLLFNHIVHDSVPYKIIITGVNYKVVAKTYQFTEYNEELASFPPELDYTDYAYALVNQTALIKDHLDACLVHMNKSRDPEVLSKIGTEIDLYAAGTSTYQELRKELLVEGTRGIKYLCNKSFLDHESEEL
- the LOC106132763 gene encoding uncharacterized protein LOC106132763 isoform X2, giving the protein MLNYLPDNVRLDVISSLPHSIINEISCFVYYDKHPRDSKCIDIIVCTKNGEVKEFYRRELVGDLNIGTKATDIYIKRNSECELFYVIIADDNILILSRKDKPKVHHKIENVDRVEEGSSTVVTDLKRKLIEAKHTVKCNENIYKEYQNLRQLAAFSMYKKIHPNLEESVFKSGNKEMAGALKIKTHNPYIKLCNNKVVIILNIFNENEQPLEEVHLLLHIKSKPSIVYKTKLFVKLPISPHWNERYDFMIEEAETAVVAIVDFYDLKDMVVSQVEFSGVMVYQRAGNSHVLPFDTVSISMNDMMGKDFDLLSTEVIDEHVILALLATTERTDLKLRYIRDRDETELQLHIPAVLASHLNMKLYEDNVIAFRNSPYHPLNGITCIFSDPRDPMESCYYMSIYSRFPSQVLLFNHIVHDSVPYKIIITGVNYKVVAKTYQFTEYNEELASFPPELDYTDYAYALVNQTALIKDHLDACLVHMNKSRDPEVLSKIGTEIDLYAAGTSTYQELRKELLVEGTRGIKYLCNKSFLDHESEEL